The genome window GTGAAGCGCGCATGGGGGTGATCAAGCAACTGGAGGCGCCGAGCCTGGATCGGGATGTGCTGGTGGCGGAACTGGCCAAGGCCCGTGAAGCCGATATGGCGCTGCGTGCGTTGGTGGACACGACGTTGGCGCAGTTCGCCAGCACCTTGCCTCGGGAGGAGCGGCAGAAGTTAGTGGAGGCGTTGTATCTGCGGGGGCAGGCGGCAGGCCGCAAGCCTCAGTCTTGAACGTGGCGCTTGTAGGTCTGCGCCCAGAGCGCTGAACTACAGGCGACGCAGGAAGGATTTGACGATGTGGCGGGTGGCATCGGTGGTGTCCAGCGCGTCCATGGCGCCATAGGGGTGCCACTGGCAATCGATTATTTCATTGCAAGGTTTTGCATCGGCGACGTTCACCACCGACGCTTCGAACACGTGGTGCACGGTGTCGCGGGCTTTGAGCTCCTGCAGGTACAGCAAGCCGTCCACGTTCAATCCGGTTTCTTCTTCCAACTCACGTTCGGCCGCGCCGACCGGGCGTTCATTGCGTTCGACCTTGCCTCCCGGCAATGCCCACTTGGATCTGGCCTTGCGCACGAAGAGGATATGCCCCTCGTGTTCGCAAATGACCGTTGCGCGTATCTTCATCGTCTGTGCCCCCGCAGCGGGATGATTGTCATAAAAGTGTAATGCAATTGTCATGCTAAGTGCTTGTGGCGCTGACGTGTGGGGATGTGGATACTGCCCGATTGATCAAAACGCACGAGGAGAGCAGATGGGCAGCGTACGCTGGGGCATGATCGGCTGTGGCAGTGTCACTGAGTTGAAGAGTGGACCGGCTTTCTACAAAGCGCCAGGTTCTGCGTTGGTAGCCGTGATGGGGCGCCGCGAAGTGGCGGTGCGTGATTATGCGGCACGCCATGGCATTGCGCGGTGCTACACCGGCGCCCAGGCGCTGATCAACGACCCCGAGGTGGACGCGGTGTACATCGCCACTCCCCCGGACAGCCACCTCGAATACAGTCTGATGGTCGCGGCGGCCGGCAAGCATTGCTGCGTCGAGAAGCCCAT of Pseudomonas azotoformans contains these proteins:
- a CDS encoding NUDIX hydrolase, whose translation is MKIRATVICEHEGHILFVRKARSKWALPGGKVERNERPVGAAERELEEETGLNVDGLLYLQELKARDTVHHVFEASVVNVADAKPCNEIIDCQWHPYGAMDALDTTDATRHIVKSFLRRL